The genomic DNA TAGTCAATAAAGAAATATGTTGACCTCGCTATCTagttaatagaaataaatgtttaatatataacattaaataatttaatttaatttaattttaaaaatattatttacaaaataaatggccttgcattatatattcttatattgtaaaataaatttaattataaaaaaataagatcatatatataatcatgacatttttttgtctttaaaaatttaattactaaaacaAGATGTTAAATGTTAAAAGAATATTCTTATCCTCGTATATATCTTTAGATAATGTGACTCTTTAATGTAGAAGGGTaaatagcaacaaaaaaaaaaacttaaatttttttgcgAACTTGCAACTTTAtctaatcatttttttaattttgataattgtatcataattaatttaattaaatataattttatctaacaccTAAAATTAATTTACGAGGCGTGTATCATTGTTGATATAACAGACCATgtgtcataaaaataaaaatatgaatgggatccacatgcatatataaaaaataaaatgactaaCACGAATAAGATGTTGGATAAAATTGTATCTAATTGAGTCAATTTAgatataattgtcaaaattgaaacgaatgaataaaattgaaaattagccAAAATGTTTAGGCTTTATTATCTTTGTTGTATTCAAgctattttcagttttcagtttttcaaaacagtaAAAGCgtgtttactttcatattttaaaaacgtatttttaaaaataaaaaaaattataaagaaaactcaaaacaacaaaaatttgttttgacaattttcatcacaaatatgttcaaaatttttaaaatgtgaaaaatgttacatacaaaaaaaatatattttcagcaatcttaaaataaacactcaaaacacaaaactaaaaatgaattcaaaactcaaaattggaAATTTAAACATGAAGAGAACAACAATcccttaagtttttttttttttttttttgttatttgttctattgagaataaaataaaatgagaatgaGAATACCATAAGGATATAtaggaaaatatgaattttgcaTGTTTGGTATGGTATGTAGCATGTCATGTTATGCTGCAAAAAGGTAGTGTTGGAGATGGGCTTTTGTTATGTAGATTCATTTGTTTTGgcagaaaattatttttaagtgaaaaatattttatgtcaaattgtaaaattttaaataattaaaaaaatcgtaaaaagtaattttatgaATATTAATGTAAGGCATTATTATATTGTCTGTATTAGACAACTCTTATATTGTTCAACACGGCTTGCCGAGAGAGTGGGTCCTACACTCTATAAGTTTACAACCTCTTTTCATTTTATCTGTCtcagataatatataaaattatattaatatattatttaaatttttatattaaaatataaaatataatgagACAAAAGTTGAGGAGTAATGGGTTGCATTAAAAAGAGAAGATTCCAATGGCATCTCTAgaattttcatttgaattcaattttaaaattattacgTAAGAATTAGAGAATTCCATTGGAATTGAAAACGGACGGAGgcatgaaatgaaataaaatggaATCTCATTTTTGAATTCGGAAttccaattttgaaatattatggaAACGGATTGATGGAAAGTGAGATTCGAGATTGTGTTTTCGTCACATGACCCAGGTGCAGGCCCACGCGCGCGATCGTAATCTCACGACAGCAGTACACGTGGCAGCCCCAGGGCTCAGTGTAGTACAGAAAATTGAAGAATGATAAGGCAACCTCGGACTAAAAAGCGCAAATATAATATTGTCGAAACTCCACGTCACCGGATGCCGCACGTGCACTTTTCCCGAACCGTTCCCTCCGTAAGTATTAAGGTTCCGCTTCCCCAACTGTCCCCACCCCCACGCTCTCCCTCTCAACTCTCTTCGCccgcatacacacacacacacatatatatatatatgtgtgtgttcaCGCACACTGCCTCGttcactctctctcttgatctccAAAAATCCCTACCAAAAAACCCCAGAAAGATTGCGAAATCAGGGCTAGTTTAGATATAGGCATACAAAATCTAGCCCTAGAAATCTGTTCTCTGCGTTTGGTCTGGGCGCATTTCGGTTTTATTCTGATTTCGACAACTGTGATGGCGACGGCGATTCAAGCCCCGTCGGGGCACCAGGTGGTTCAGGTTACGGTGGGGTCGGCTGTGGCGACGCCGGCGGCACAGCCGGGGGGAGGATTCGGCAATGCGTCGCTGTACGTGGGCGATCTGGACGCGGCCGTGAACGAGGGGCAACTGTTCGATCTGTTCAACCAAGTGGCGCAAGTCGTATCGGTCAGGGTTTGCAGGGATCAGGCGAGGCAAACCTCGCTCGGCTACGCTTACGTCAATTTCGGCACCGCGCAAGACGGTTATACTTAACGCcttcttttttgaatttcttttcgAGATGATTTGTTTGTTGGATTGGATGGCTTGATCGCTGATTTTGCATGATGATGAACGTGTTAGGTTTTTTTGTTTGGTTGATAAGGGATGTTCTTTATGATTATGATTTCTCGTTGCGTTACATATATCCAGAAGAAAGGAATTGAAAAAAGGACAGTGAAAATGATTACTTGAATTgagtgttaaaaaaaattatttctttgcaATGctgtttgtttttcttgtttcttctttaaGAGATGACTTATCCATCTTTCTGATTGTGTCTAAATTGATCATTGAGACATAGAAATTACAGTtgttcaaaaattgaaaaaaaaaaaaaaaaaaaatccctgtTGTGTTGAGTGGACATTGTATGTAACAGGCTTATTTTAAAATCTAACAGAACCGGATAGAGGTTTTTCATGTGTTTGAAAGTAATTCTTGTACCGAGTCAATTAAATTTGCTGTATGGAATTTATAGTCAATTACTTTTGACTGGATGCTTTTGATTTTAGACATCACACACCATTAGGCCAACTTTCATTGTGGTACTCTCAGGACCTTGCTATTTCTAGAAAAAATGTTTACAATGGCATGCGGTTAACTGTCTAATGAAAATTTAAGGGTGTTATAATATTAGCACTATCATGGACATGACAAAAACTTGCAATTTCTATTACAATCTTACAATTGTTTGAATATATGTTATCAATCTTATTAGGTTTGTTGTATATAATGTTCTATTATGGTTTGGCAAGTCGTTAATGTTCCATTCTGTCACTACAGCAGTATGCTTTGTTACCTAGTTTAGTGCTGACActgttttttatttgtaaattgcAGCTGCTAATGCCAGGGAGCTTTTGAATTTCACTCCTGTCAATGGGAAACCTATCAGGATTATGTTTTCTCAACGGGATCCTAGTATCCGGAAGAGTGGATATGCTAATGTGTTCATTAAGAACTTGGACACATCCATAGATAGCAAGGCCTTGCATGACATTTTTGCTGCCTTTGGCACTGTGCTTTCTTGCAAGGTAGCAATTGATGCCAATGGTCAATCAAAAGGATATGGGTTCGTGCAGTTTGACCAGGAGAATGCTGCCCAAAATGCAATTAGGCGGTTAAATGGCATGCTGATTAATGATAAACAAGTTTACGTGAGCCTTTTTGTTCGTCACCAGGAAAGAAACCAAGCAACCGGATCTCCAAAATTCACCAATATCTATGTGAAAAACTTTTCTGAAACTATTACTGATGAGGACCTTAAGAATACTTTTGGCAAGTATGGTCCCATCACCAGTGCAGTAGTAATGAGGGATGCAAATGGGAAGTCTAGATGTTTTGGTTTTGTAAATTTCCAGAGTCCAGAGGCTGCCGCCGCTGCAGTAGAGAACTTGAATGGGACATCTCTAAATGACGACAAAGTTATATATGTTGGGAAAGCTCAAAGAAAAGCAGAAAGGGAAGCAGAACTAAGGGCAAAATTTGAACAGGAAAGGAGAAGTAGATTTGAGAAATTACAAGGTGCTAACTTATATATCAAAAATCTAGATGACAACATTAATGATGAAAGACTGAAGGAGTTATTTTCTGAGTTTGGAACCATAACATCATGCAAGGtatagtattttaaataatagcATCCTGTTATttttcacatgcacacacatatatatttcatgatatttttgtaattaggtaattttttttaatatcttcaCTTCTTGTCAGGTCGTGCTTGATTCACAAGGGGTGAGCAAGGGGTCTGGTTTTGTGGCCTTCTCTACGCCTGATGAAGCTGCAAGAGCAGTAAGTAGCCTGTGTTTTTTAGCTGTGCAGATTTTTCCTCTCTGTTTTTCAGCCATGGAGTTTTCatgtatgaattttttattgttctccGTCTCTAACAGTTGAATGAAATGAATGGGAAGATGATTGGTCGAAAACCTTTGTATGTTGCTGTGGCCCAGCgtaaagaagaaaggaaggcgTTATTGCAGGCAATTTTTCTTCCTACTAATATTCATGCTTGTGTCATTGATTAATATGTCAAATtagtttcttctctctctctccaaccccctccccccccccccccccccccccctctttcacacacacaaacacatggGAGAAGGATATGATTTGGTTAGTGCTCATTCCATAATGAATACAATAATGAAATTTAAGGCTTTGTATTTACGTACGCTTTTAGTCCTGCAAACAGTGTCTTCAGATCAGCAATATAGTGAATGCAGAGTAACTTTTAGGAATCGCAACTAAAAGTTGTTTATTGGAATTCTTGTTGTATAGCTCACGTGTACAATGCTTTCTACATAATAATCAATGTTTAACTAGTTGTATTGTCTCGATGTGATTTGCTTTCAATTGAGTTAAAATTCCAGTTCAGAAGAGTCTTAATCACGGTTAAGATTACAAGCTGTGGCTATTTTGTGTTTGAAGTCTTATATAGGTCACTGTTTAATGTTACACTTGTTTCTCCCTTCTGAGTCTTTACAAATTCTTCTGGTTATTTGCATTTTATAGTTCTTAATGTCATTAATATCTTTCATGCTTTAACTCTGCCCTGTTCTTGGTAACTTGATATGGATATTTTGGGGCTGGGATGCGTGGTTTTGGGTTCAGGCACATTTTGCTCATGTACAAGTATCAGGTGGAATGGCAGTTTTGCCTACAGGAATGCCTGGATTTCACACAGGGACACCCAGGTTTGCTCCTCAGCAGTTGTATTTTGGTCAAGGTGCACCTGGTCTGCTATCTCCTCAACCTGCTGGCTATGGGTTCCAGCAGCAACTCGTGCCTGGTATGCGCCCAGGTTTTGCGCCAAATTTTGTTATGCCATTTCATCTTCAGAGACAAGGACAATCTGGACAGCGAGGAGGTAGGAGAGGCGGGAATCCACCACAAATGCAGCAGCACCAGCAGGTACACTACTTTTCTCTATGCTTCCTAACCATAATTTTGTTcagttgttatatttttaactaCAGCATGCCTTACCCATTTATATAATCAAGGGCAGCAGCATTGATTTTTTGCTGTGATCAATTGTGAGTTGATTTTATACTGGTTTAGCACCACTGACATGAGTTACTAGAAACTTTTACTTCCAATCCTTGAACAATAATGTGTCTTGTAATGCAAGGCAATGACTACTATGTAAATTCCATATTTCCATTCTACCATCACATGTGCTATTTTATACTTGAAGTTTTAATATGCATTACAAGCTCGGGTTTTATATTTGGAATCTACTCACATTCTAGTTTCATTTCACTGCCTATGAATTTAGATTAAAATGCCAGCCTTTCCAGGAGATTGATGTAGTAGAAGAAATCCTTTCAGATTTATTCAATACCCCTCCCATGTGTCTATTAAGGATTCCTTTTATATACTACaagtttaaaagaaattaaaaataaaagctaCTTGGGCCAAACTATTTAACAAAATGCTATTCTTACTTACACCTTAGATACCATGATGGAAATCTTCCGGCAGGACAATTTTTGGTCGAGGCAAGACCGCTAGTGGGACCAGCGGTTCTGCCTAATAACTGTCGGTGAGACCAGCAATTTTCTGAATTGATGGAGGCAAAGTTACCATTTAAGACAAACAATACAAACATTTTGAATCAGTAAGTTCATGAATTCACAGTACCTCTTGCAAGACCAAGTGGTTCTCCCATGTTCAGAAGCTTCCACACAGGCCATTTTCCAGCAAGACGGCTGAGTTGGCCTCAAGAGTAATAGTTTCACAATTAGTTTGCCTCaagtatcattttttaattattttaaacttgtagtatttaaaaaaaaaatcatctgtTAAGTCTATTATATTCTGCTTCTGAATGTTCTAATAGGAGTGATTATCTTCCAATTGGTCTTTCTAATGGTGTTATTGTTTACAATTAGCTGATGCATCGCAACCCAAATCATGGTTTGAGGTACGTGGCCCGAAATGGTACTGATCCATCCATGGTTCCCCAAGGTCTCATGGCTCCACTGATGCCATTGCCTTTTGATGGTTCGGGGATGTCAACAAATCCAATGGATATACGGAGTCCTGTACCAGTGCCAATGTCAACACTTGCTTCTGCTATGGCTTCTGCTACGCCAGAGAATCAGCGCATGGTGggttattttgtcttttctctGCACtataataatttctttctttagtTAGAAGCGACTGCTTTTCATGCATGTTAGTTTCAGGGATTTGATTCTCTTTTCATGGCAATATCAAATAGAAACGTAATTTTTGCTTTCTTAATGGACATAACTTCTATCAATGTATCAGAAATGCCAAGAAGAGCTAACATTGTCTACTAGTATGAAATAGTGGCGGTTCCTGTTTCTGAGTTAATATTGTAATTTGTCTTCTGTCAAAATGGTAGATGTTGGGAGAGCAGTTATTTCCGCTGGTGGAGCAGCTTGAGCGTGACCATGCAGGAAAAGTGACGGGAATGTTGCTGGAGATGGATCAGACTGAGGTTCTCCATCTGATCGAGTCTCCAGATGCTCTGAAGAAGAAAGTTGGGGAGGCCATGGACGTCCTCAATTTAGCATCATCGGGAGCTGATGTTGGTGATCAGCTGGGCTCAATGACCTTGAAGGAATGAAAGGAGCCCAGTTTTTCTTGCTGAGCTGAGCATATAATATCTCTCATATGGGGATGGATCTGCAGGCCCATTTTTTGTTAGGGTTTAGGGCTTGATGAGCTTTGACTGGTTAGTTGGGGGGGTTTTGTTTTCACCTAGTTCTAATTTTTAGGAGGATCTCATCTGTTCTCTTCTCtgctctcctctcctctcttctcctctcctctcttctcttctcttctcctctcctctcttctgTTTTCGTGGTGGCAAGTTCTGGCTGGAAATTAAACTATTTTCTTGGGGACAGTAATAtctttattttgtgtgtgtttggtTAGACTATATATGCTTTTGCCATTTTACTGGGGATTTGAATGGCGTGCTTTCTGGTGAGCTCGGCTGCTATTCTCAACTTGCTTTTTATAGCTGCTTTTATTGATCACCAAAATAATGGTTGGAATGTCTGATAGTATAAGGGGCGTTTGTGGTTGTGTGGTGTTACACCACAGAATTGGCTTTGATCCCCATATAGATATATGAATGAAAGAATGCCCCAAGGCCAAaggccgccgccgccgctgcttATGTTCATGCTTATGAAAAGCTGTTGTGATAGGCATGGGCTGGCATTCTGGTAACAGGTTATAGGGATCTCTTCTATATTTAGCTTTTATATCACagttacatttcatatatggtGCCATATTATTGAATTGGCATCATTGTTATATTGATTGTCTTTTTGCTTATTTGGTATGTATGGTTTATAGATTATTGTGTATGGTGAGTTAGTTTATGCAATACAACCTTAAGGGAATGGTGAACTGGAGgcattgatattttttaataactttccaaaatatatatttttagaaagcTTAGTTAccaaaaatttgtaaataaaaatataaaatatcatttgatTTTTGTGTTTATGTTTTCTAATATAATTATAGATTAATCTATTTTCACTGAATTATAAaactatattattttacataatctACTAGTTTATAGTAGCACTATTATCATCAGcacaatatattattaataattatattaatttaacataacatatattatttatataactaTTTGATAACatagttattttattaatgtaatttaaaattatttttcatcacatTTGGAGAAATCAACAAATATGGAAAGATGTTTCCACCTTTAGCCACTTATTTGGATTTTAGGTTCATTTTTGGAAAGTGGAAATGGCCAggtatttaaaatattgaaaaacggaaacaaaaaaaagaaaaagaagaagaaagaatataaAAACCCTAACAAAATCAAATCTGTAATGATATAAATTggaaacaaaatcataaaaattttaatttctcgcCATCTCCTGCTCCTCCCGTTTGGTTGGCTCCGGTCCGTTCAATGGCTTTGGACGGCGATATAGACCGAATACTTTTCACTGAAGAACAAATTTCAAAGCGAGTCTCCGAGCTCGCCTCTCTGATCTCCGACGACTTCGCCGCCACCGCAGACTCTCCGTCGCCTCCGGTGGTCATCGGTGTCGCCACTGGCGCATTCCTCTTCCTGGCTGACCTCGTCAGAAAGGTCAAAGTGCCTCTTTACGTCGACTTCATTCGAGCCGAGTCATACGGCTGTGGAACCAAATCGAATGGAGCTCCGAGAATTTCGCTCGCCTTGAAGGTCGATGTCCAGGACAAGCACGTAATTGTGGTACTGTTTTTAGtgatttcatttgattttgatttgcatTACATTTGTTCTTCTTTGCAAAATAGCAAAGGGAGGCTGCGTTCAAAATACGCCCTTTATATGTGACAGTTCCGGCTCACGATTAACTTGTCGGTTACGTGAACAACACAAGTTTTGACTGCTCTTCGTGAACCTTCTGGATTTGTCTCAAACTCCACCTGATTCTAAGAGCTGTGACTATTATAATCTTGATTAAAGGTTGTTTTATATGGATTCAAAAGCTACACAAGTAGACCAACAGTGTGTTTGGGAGAGGGGGATGGAATGGAAACGGGAGGAAGGGGTTCCCCCTGTTTGAGAAAGGCAACAAGAATGGAATGGAAACTTTTTTCGTTCGTATACCTTGGAAACCTTATTTTTGTCTTCCCCTAATTGGGAGAGAATAGAtgaactttatttttgtgtatttgcAAAATTAACCTTAATAAAACTCTTTCACTAACAGGGtatcatttgttgtttaatattttttctttccatccatTTTCAGTGCTCTCTCAAACAAAAAAAGACTTTACATCTCTTGTTTTCTCAAACCCAGAGAAGTATTTTACATTCCATTCCACTCTTTCTTTTAGTAACTCTCTCAAAAAATACTGCCTAAGCAAAACATGAACAATCCCTTAATCAAGTGGACTCTGTTACAGCCATGGCTTAAGGGAGGCATTGGGATGATGTTGGCGCTTGACTGCTTGATGAGATTTTATATTAACCATTTAGCAGCAAAAAGGGCACAAGGTGTGTATTCACCATTTCAATTAAACATACCACTATAGTCCCCAGAAATTTTGTTGAAGGATCAATTTAAATTCTCCTAAATTTGTCAGAACTAagttctaaattttttagcggGGCCAACACATGGTTTAGTATGGTAATATTCAAATAAGTGATGTTTAAGACAATTCTGTGGCACCACCTCTTCCTAATTCCACCAATGAGGTCCATATAAGAGTGGGAAGGGTGTGAGATCTGCTATGATTTGGAAAGGCGCTTTTTAATGTTTTTGCTCATGACCTTTTTATTACCATACTTAATTTAAAGTTATGACTTCTGGTTGAGGGATCTGTAGTAGCCGGGAATCAAAACTCCCGTGTAATTGTAGggaaaagttattttgagttaGTGAGACACAGAAAAATAGAATTGCAACTTCATCTATTCATTGCTATGCAGTTAACCCTTTTTGTCTTCAATTATTGGACCTGGTATTACACTCTATCTTTATCTTGTATGTAGACTTAGTAGAGTTTTTTAGTCAAGCACATTGAAATGAACATTTTGCTCTTTCTCAGGTCGAGGACATTGTGGATACAGGAAACACTTTAGCCTCTCTGATATCTCTTCTGAAATCCAAAGGAGCTTCCAGCA from Diospyros lotus cultivar Yz01 chromosome 4, ASM1463336v1, whole genome shotgun sequence includes the following:
- the LOC127800143 gene encoding polyadenylate-binding protein 3 translates to MATAIQAPSGHQVVQVTVGSAVATPAAQPGGGFGNASLYVGDLDAAVNEGQLFDLFNQVAQVVSVRVCRDQARQTSLGYAYVNFGTAQDAANARELLNFTPVNGKPIRIMFSQRDPSIRKSGYANVFIKNLDTSIDSKALHDIFAAFGTVLSCKVAIDANGQSKGYGFVQFDQENAAQNAIRRLNGMLINDKQVYVSLFVRHQERNQATGSPKFTNIYVKNFSETITDEDLKNTFGKYGPITSAVVMRDANGKSRCFGFVNFQSPEAAAAAVENLNGTSLNDDKVIYVGKAQRKAEREAELRAKFEQERRSRFEKLQGANLYIKNLDDNINDERLKELFSEFGTITSCKVVLDSQGVSKGSGFVAFSTPDEAARALNEMNGKMIGRKPLYVAVAQRKEERKALLQAHFAHVQVSGGMAVLPTGMPGFHTGTPRFAPQQLYFGQGAPGLLSPQPAGYGFQQQLVPGMRPGFAPNFVMPFHLQRQGQSGQRGGRRGGNPPQMQQHQQLMHRNPNHGLRYVARNGTDPSMVPQGLMAPLMPLPFDGSGMSTNPMDIRSPVPVPMSTLASAMASATPENQRMMLGEQLFPLVEQLERDHAGKVTGMLLEMDQTEVLHLIESPDALKKKVGEAMDVLNLASSGADVGDQLGSMTLKE
- the LOC127800044 gene encoding uncharacterized protein LOC127800044 isoform X2; the encoded protein is MALDGDIDRILFTEEQISKRVSELASLISDDFAATADSPSPPVVIGVATGAFLFLADLVRKVKVPLYVDFIRAESYGCGTKSNGAPRISLALKVDVQDKHVIVPWLKGGIGMMLALDCLMRFYINHLAAKRAQGRGHCGYRKHFSLSDISSEIQRSFQHICVYST
- the LOC127800044 gene encoding uncharacterized protein LOC127800044 isoform X1, translated to MALDGDIDRILFTEEQISKRVSELASLISDDFAATADSPSPPVVIGVATGAFLFLADLVRKVKVPLYVDFIRAESYGCGTKSNGAPRISLALKVDVQDKHVIVVEDIVDTGNTLASLISLLKSKGASSISVCTLLDKPARRKVDFQLVGEGKFYCGFECPDHFVVGYGLDFAELYRNLPYVGVLKPEIYK